In a single window of the Elaeis guineensis isolate ETL-2024a chromosome 6, EG11, whole genome shotgun sequence genome:
- the LOC105032016 gene encoding patatin-like protein 3 has product MAATPALMEPSFDVNKLSYEIFSVLESKFLFGYEDPKLFLAASPPETPVKTPARTPTVAEAGGGRVRILSIDGGGRASDGILAGAALARLEASLHKRSGDSAARIADFFDVAAGSGAGGVLAAMLFTRGPDGRPLFSAAEALQLLAKNRAAFAPKKGLLRGIFRKHGGIFRRLFADATLRDTVKPVLIPCYDLATGAPFMFSRADAVESDGYDFRMREVCAATCADPTASGAAAVKMKSVDGRTRIVAVGGGLAMGNPTAAAITHVLNNKQEFPFAAGVEDLLVVSLGSGEVAAARGNAGASAPPRRAELVRIAGEGMADMVDQAVAMAFGHNRTSNYVRIQVHGSHSLRHHTSKSTSTMDVRKLLGAAEEMLVQRNVESVLFQGMKMLVQTNGEKLEWLAGELIKEDERRKNSPLPKVLVKQVMTPRISFATTPIATTTTATSTPQSH; this is encoded by the exons ATGGCAGCAACGCCGGCTTTGATGGAGCCAAGCTTCGACGTGAACAAGCTGAGCTACGAGATCTTCTCCGTTTTGGAGAGCAAGTTCCTCTTTGGCTACGAGGACCCCAAGCTCTTCCTAGCCGCCTCGCCGCCGGAGACTCCGGTGAAGAcccccgcccggacccctacggtggCCGAAGCAGGCGGGGGCCGTGTCCGGATCCTCTCCATCGACGGCGGCGGCCGCGCCTCCGACGGCATCCTCGCCGGCGCCGCCCTCGCCCGTCTCGAGGCCTCCCTACACAAGCGCTCCGGCGACTCCGCTGCCCGGATCGCCGACTTCTTCGACGTCGCCGCCGGATCCGGCGCCGGCGGCGTCCTCGCTGCAATGCTCTTCACCCGCGGCCCCGACGGCCGCCCCCTCTTCTCCGCCGCCGAGGCGCTCCAGCTCCTCGCCAAGAACCGCGCCGCATTCGCCCCCAAGAAGGGGCTCCTCCGTGGAATATTCCGGAAACACGGGGGCATATTCCGGCGGCTCTTCGCCGACGCGACGCTGAGGGACACCGTGAAGCCGGTGCTGATCCCCTGCTACGATCTGGCGACGGGAGCGCCATTCATGTTCTCGAGGGCGGACGCGGTGGAGTCGGACGGCTACGATTTCCGGATGCGGGAGGTGTGCGCGGCCACGTGCGCCGACCCCACGGCGTCGGGGGCGGCGGCGGTGAAGATGAAATCGGTGGACGGAAGGACGAGGATCGTGGCCGTCGGCGGCGGGTTGGCGATGGGGAACCCCACGGCGGCGGCGATCACGCACGTGCTGAACAACAAGCAGGAGTTCCCCTTCGCCGCCGGGGTGGAGGACCTGCTGGTGGTGTCGCTGGGGAGTGGGGAGGTCGCGGCCGCCCGCGGGAATGCCGGGGCGTCGGCGCCTCCGCGGAGGGCGGAGCTCGTGAGAATCGCCGGGGAGGGAATGGCCGACATG GTGGATCAAGCAGTGGCAATGGCCTTTGGCCACAACAGGACAAGCAACTATGTCCGCATTCAG GTTCATGGATCTCATTCTCTAAGACATCACACATCTAAGAGTACTAGCACAATGGATGTGAGAAAATTATTAGGTGCAGCTGAGGAAATGTTGGTACAAAGAAATGTAGAGTCGGTTTTGTTTCAAGGGATGAAGATGTTGGTACAAACCAATGGCGAAAAACTTGAATGGCTTGCAGGTGAATTGATCAAGGAAGATGAAAGGAGGAAGAATAGCCCACTTCCTAAAGTTTTAGTAAAACAAGTGATGACACCAAGAATATCATTTGCGACAACGCCCATAGCAACTACTACCACCGCCACATCAACACCTCAATCCCACTAA